Below is a genomic region from Methanomassiliicoccus sp..
TCTTACCGTTCTGAACATCGATAGTAAGGACGTTACCCTCATCAGCATCTATCTTGCACTCGATGGGCAGCATGCCGACGTTGATGGAGTTGCGATAGAATATTCGAGCATAGGACTCTGCGATCACGCAGGTGATCCCCGCCTGCTTGATGGCACGGGGCGCATGCTCCCTCGAGGACCCGCAGCCGAAGTTCTTCCCGGCCACGATGATGTCGCCCTTGTTCACGCTCTTGGCCATCTCCGGACGGACCCTCTCGAAGAGGAAATCGCCCAGGCAGTTGTTGTTCTGGCTGATGAGCCTTTCCGCGGGTATGATCTGATCGGTGTCCACATGGTCATCGAAGCGCCATGCTCTCCCCCTTAGTTCGTTCACTGTATCGCCTCCGGTGCCACGATCCTTCCGGCCACAGCGCTCGCCGCCACCACTGCTGGCCCGGCGAGGTACACCTCCGAATCCTTGTGCCCCATACGGCCGATGAAGTTGCGGTTGGTGGATGACACGCACTTCTCCCCTTTGGCTAGAACGCCCATGTGTCCCCCCAGGCAGGCCGCGCAAGTCGGTCCGGAGACGAAGGCCCCCGACCGTACGAACTCGGCCAGCAGCCCCTCCTCAATAGCTTGCTGGTACACCTGCGTAGAAGCAGGTACCACCACCATTCGCACGTCCCGATGCACCTTCTTGCCCTTCATGACCTGGGCAGCGATGCGTAGGTCCTCGATCCGTCCGTTGGTGCACGAGCCCAGGAACGCCTGGTCGATGGCCACGTCCACCTCTGCCGCAGGCTTACCGTTGCTGGGAAGATGGGGAAGGGCGACCATATAGTCGAGAGCGCCGAGGTCGTACTCCAGCGTACGTCCGTACACCGCCCCGGGATCGGGCGCCACCGGCGTGTAGCTACCTCTGACCTTTCCTTGAAGGTATGAAACGGTTCGCTCATCGCATGGGAATATCCCCGCCTTTCCCCCGGCCTCGATGGCCATGTTGCTGACCGTGAGACGGTCGGAGACCGGGACGCTGGCCACCCCGACGCCGGAGAACTCGAAGGCCTTGTAATTCGCTCCATCGACGCCGATGTCGGTGATTATCCTGATTATCAGGTCCTTGCCGGATACCAGCCCGCGGAACCTACCGCTGAGGCGGACATCGATGGCCTCGGGCACCTTGAACCACAGGCGTCCCTCAGCAAAGCAAGCGGCCGCCTCGGTGCTGCCGATGCCCGTGGAAAAGGCGTTTATCCCTCCATAGGTGCAGGTGTGGGAGTCGGCCCCCACTATGAGGCGCCCGGGTGCGGCGAATCCCTCGTCCACCATCACCTGATGGCAAACACCCCCCCTGCCTACCTCGAAGTAGTGGGGAAGGGAATACTTCTGGACGAAGCGTCTCATCTCCGCGGCCTGCTCGGCGGAGGCGACGTCCTTGTTGGGGACGAAATGATCGGGGATGAGCACGATCTTGTCCTTCTTAGGCTCGCATTCCAGTGACTCGAACTCCTGGAACGCCAGAGGGGCCGTCACATCATTCGCCATTACGTAGTCTATCTCCGCCTCCACGATCTGGCCGGCGTGGGCCTCCACCCCGGAATGGGCGGACATGATCTTTTCGGATATGGTCTTTGATCCTGACATCTGAAATCTCCCTTCAACGGCTGAACAGGCGGTCCAGAGCTTCCATGGTAGAGTCCACGCTGGTCTGAACGATGTCCGTACCCACGGCCTTGCCTATGGACATGGTCTTCTTACCGCCGTTCCTTGATACCCTGACGGTCACCTCGCAGAGGGAATCGCTCCCCCCAGTGATGGCGCTGAGGCGATATTCCTCAAGGGATATGTCATTACCCATGACCGCCTTGATGGCGTTTATGGCCGCGTCCACCGGCCCGATGCCGATGGCGGTGCCGGTCTTCTTCTCCCCATGGACATCTATGGACACCACCGCAGTGGGCGTGGTGTTCATGCCGGTGAACACCGCGAACTCCTTGAGCTTCACCTGGTTGACCTCTCTCTTTCCCACGATGTGGGATGCCAGCGCCACAAGCTCGGCGTCGTCGACATCTTTTCCGCCATCGGCGAGCTTCTTCACCTTGTCCACTATCTGGGCGATCTGCTCATCAGTGATCTCCATGCCATACTCCCTGAGCTTCTCCTTCACGGAGTGGGCGCCCGTGTGCTTCCCGATGACGATGCTCCTCTGCACCCCCACCATCTCTGGCCCGAAGGCCTCGTAGGTGGAGGGATCGCCCAGCACCCCGTGGACATGTATCCCTGACTCATGGGCGAAGGCGTTGTTGCCTATGATGGCCTTGTTGCCCGGAATAGCATAACCGGTCAGTCGGCTGACCAGTTTGGAGGTGGGACCGATCTTGCGGGTATCAATGGACATCTCCGTGCCGTAGAACGCCATGAGCGATAGGACCGCTTCCTCCAGCGCTGCGTTCCCTGCCCTTTCCCCCAGGCCGTTGACCGTGACGTGCATCTGCTGCGCTCCCTGACGGACGGCAGAGATGGAGTTGGCGACGGCCAGACCGAAATCGTCGTGGCAGTGCACCGAGATAGGTACCTTGGTCACGGTCATGAGTTCCTTTATCAGGTACTCCATGGCCGAGGGCGAGATCGTCCCTACGGTGTCCGGCACGTTGATCTTGTCCACTCCTGCATTCTGAACAGCGATGTGCATGTCCTTGAGGAAGTCCAGGTCGGTCCGGGTAGCGTCCTCGCAGGAGAACTCCACGGTAAGGCCTCGCGATTTGGCGTACTCGATCGACTCCACCGCCTTGGCCATCACCTCGGGACGGGTCATCTTCAGCTTGTGCTTGAGGTGAATGTCCGATGTAGCGATGAACGTGTGCACGTAATCGAGACCACAGTCCGCGGCCACATCAATATCCCGCTTCACGCACCTCGCCAGGCCGCATATCCGCGATCTCAGGCCGAGCTTGGCTATCTTCCCTACAGCCTCCTGCTCACCTACAGAGGCTGCAGGGAAGCCCGCCTCGATCACGTCCACTCCCAGCTCGTCCAGGGCCTGCGCTATGATGATCTTGTCTTCCGCTGAGAGCGCTATGCCTGGGGTCTGTTCACCATCGCGGAGGGTGGTATCGAACACCATTACCCTCGACGGCAGGGTATCGGCCTTGACCACATTGTTGAACTGGCTGGTGTACACTCTCTTTCGGTCCAGCGGGGGACGGAGGGCTCTAGTTTGGACTGTAGCACTTTGGTCGACCATAGTAATCGCCTCAGGTTGCCCAGGATTCAGCAATGTGTCTAATACTCACGCAAAATCAATGCCAGTTTGGTGGCGATGATGCACATTGCTTCGGGCCTCGTTATCGGCGATTATCGGAATCCTATATCGGTATATAATCTTTAGTTTCAAGAGCGGAAGGAGACAAGGGAACCTATCTCGCCCTAATGATAGGTGAGAGCGGTCCGGCAAACGTTAACTTGATATTTTTTCATGTGAGCGTACAAGTTCACAGCTCTCTTCAATATTAGGCCAATGTCCGGATGGATGACCTGAATAATTAATAACAGAGAGATGCCTAAAACTATTGAATGGATGCACTGGTCTTCGGTCCTGTTCCCTCCCGCAGGTTCGGGAGTTCCCTGGGAGTGAATCCTGTCCCCTTCAAGACATGCAACTACTCATGTGTCTACTGCCAGTTGGGAAGTTCAACGTCCTTGAGGACGGAAAGGCGAGAGTATTATCCTACATCACAGGTGGTCGAAGAGATACGCGCTGCCCTTGAGGCCATCAATGGTCAGGTTGACTTCGTGACGTTCATGGGTGAGGGAGAGCCGACCCTGGCCTCCAACCTGGGCGATATGATGAGGGGGGTCAGTGAGTTCTGGGAAGGGGGTATCTCCCTAATCACAAACGGCTCCCTGTTCTCCCGACCGGAGGTCAGGGTGGATGCCATGGCGTTCGATGTCATCTCACCCACGGTCTCAGCGGGGGATGAGGTCACCTTCAGGAGATTGCACCGCCCCCATCGTAAGTTCACTTTCAGCAGGACGCTGGAAGGCCTTGTCGATCTCAGAAGGACATTTCAGGGAGAGATCTGGGCGGAGGTCATGCTCGTGCGCGGTATCAACGATTCTCAACAGTCCCTTGACAATATCAGAGACGCCATACGTTTAATCGGTGCGGACCGAACATATATCACCGTCCCCACACGCCCTCCGGCAGATGGCCGTATCTCTGCTCCGGAGCCAGAGGTCTTAAGACGGGCGCTTGATTCATTACCTGGTGCCGTGGACATGACCGGCCCGGAGGCCGGCACCTTCGAAGCCCGCTCCGGAGATCCGATCGACCATTTACTGGCCATTGTTGCGAACCATCCCTTGCGTGAAGATCAGGTTGTGGGCATCCTATCGAGCCGGTATTCCGAGCGGGATGTGGCCGATGTCGTGAAGATGTTGGTCGATGAGAAGAAGCTGGAGAGAAAGCAGTATGGAAGGACCTTCTTTTACATCTCACCACCAGCGGTAGGCTGCTGATACGTGCGTAGGAGGGTCAGGGTTCTAATGGAGGTCACCATACGTCCTGATCGCTTAGAACGTTGAAATTTCTCCAGATGGGGTTGTGCTCTTCCAGAACGGTGGTACACTGGTACGGCTCTTATCACACCCCGCGTCTTTCGCCCCAGATTATCTTGTGGAGCTGTGGTAGAACGCGCACCCACAGTTTGTCCTCGAGGACCCACCCTGCTAGAGGAAGAAGGTCGGTCCCTCCGGCGGGGGTCATGATGACCGGGGCATTGATATCTTGCTCGCTCAGGACCTTCTTGGCGAACAGATAATCGATGCGGTCAGCGATGACGAACTTGAGCTGGTCCCGGAGCGAGAGGAAACCGAGGTTATCGTAAAGGTTATGAGTGCTCATGCCCGAGCTGGGGCACTTGAGGTCCATGGATATCATTATCTCCTCGGAGCTGGGAAGCCGGTCCAATGGAAGAGAGCCGTTGGTCTCGATGGTGATGTGGTATCCATCGTCCAGCAGCATATCGATCAGCTGATAGATGTCCTTCTGGATGAGAGGCTCCCCTCCCGTCAGGCTCACAAAGGGGGCACCATAGCCGTCCACGGCGGCGCTGATCTCCTCCGCCGCCATGTCCTTTCCGCCCTCGCGAGCGTAGCGGGTATCGCACCAGGAGCAGTCCAGGTTGCAACCCACGGTCCTCACGAATGTCGTTGGCATCCCTATCAGAACACCCTCTCCCTGCAAGGAGAAAAAGATCTCCGATATCCTCATGTTAGGTCCTCATAAGTGATGGGGTCCCGGAGGGAGTTGTCCCGGAAGCCCTTCAGCCGCAGGAGGCAGGAGTCGCAATGCCCGCAGGCCTTCTCTCCACCGCTGTAGCAGGACCAGGTCAGGTGCAGCGGAGCCTTCAGCTCGGTGCCTAATCTGACGATCTCGGCCTTGCTCATCCTCAGTATGGGGGCCTCCACGCGAATGGGTCGTCCCTCGACGCCGGTCTTGGTTCCCACCCTGAGCACCTCCTGATAGGCCTCGAAGAACTCCGGGCGACAGTCGGGATAGCCGGAGTAGTCGATGGCATTGGCACCGATGAATATGGCCTCGCCACCCTCGGTCTCGCAAAGACCTGCGGCCAGGCTTAGGAGTATTATGTTCCTGGCCGGGACGTAGGTAACGGGTATCTCCTCGCCGATACCCTCAGGAGCGTCATGGAGCGGCACCTCCACTCCTCTGGAGGTGAGCGCGCTCTTCCTCAGGAAGCTGAGATCGAGGTCCATCACGATGTGCTGCCTCAATCCATAATGTCTGACCACCGATCTCGCTGAATCCAGTTCACGGGAGTGCCGCTGTCCATAGCCCACGGTCAGGGGTATGGCATCATATCCTTGGGACAGCGCGTAGGCCAGGACCGTGGTGGAATCCAATCCTCCAGACAGCAGGACGACCGCCTTGTTCAATCGTTCACCTCGCGCTTCACCCATGCCGTCTGACCCCTCTCCTCGTCCAAGCCGACCTCGATTATCTTCACGTTGGCCGGTGGGTCTAGTTCTCGGATAAGGCGGCCCAGAATCAGCTCGGCCAGCTCCTCGGCACTGGTCTGGGATATATCAAGAATTATAACGTCCTCCTGAGGGAGCACATACCTCTTTCCGCCGACAAGGACCTCCACCTCTCGGCCCTTCTTGATAGTCATCCCCCGTGAGCGGCCGGGGAGCAGGATACGGTGGTCCAGTTCCTCCACGATGCTCTTAAGGGAGCGCTTGAGATCGACAAAGTCCATCACCATGCCGTCCTCAGCCTTATCACCATACAGCACCAAGCGCAGCGTGTAGCTGTGGCCGTGAAGCCTACCGCACTTGGCATGACCAGGTATGAAATGAGAAGCAGAGAACTTTATACCCGAGTACTCGCCATCTATCTCGATCCTCATGATTATCGGACATGTATCAGGTCCTTAAGGATTTACATTTGACGCTGGTCCCTTATTATATGCCTGAACGGACATTCGACATCATCAGAAAACTTAGTGAGGACGGGGGAGTAAAACCAATACTTGGGGAAGTTGGAGAAGCCCCCCGCCCCCATTGTAATTAAAAGCTCGAGGTTATTAATGGTATGCCCGGTTTCATCGCATGCCATCCTTTGACAGGGCGGCAGCGAGAACGATGGAGTCAACATAGCTCTCCTTGGCCCTCGATGTGTCGATGTACGTCCTCGGAATGTTGAGCACCGGGGCCCCCAAGGCCTTCCCCCCGCCCAGGAAGTGCAGCGTCCTGAAGATGAGGTTTCCGGAAATACCGTCGGGAGCTATGATGACATCGCATTCTCGGACCGCACTTTCGATGAGTATCTGCACGTCCCGGGCGTCGATGCCCACCTCACGCAGACGCTTCACGACGACAGCGGCATCTTCCAGGGTGCGGTCCACGGCGGCCATTCGTCCCATGTCCGAGGAGCGGCCCCCGGACATTATGCCGACCACGGGGGTTACGCCGAGGCGGCGGAGGATCTCCGCCCCCCTCCAAGCCATCTCGAACTTCTCCTCGGCCGTCCAGCCCTCGTCGATCCCCACGGGCGCCAGCAGGAACATCGTCCCCTGAGGCGGTTCCAAAAAGGCTGCGCGCAGTACTCTCTTGACCCCGAACACCTGCCTCAATGCAGCCATGGCCTCGTTAGAGTCCATGTCCCCCCTGACGGCCGCGTCCAATTTACCATCCCGAAGGTCCTCCGCCAGCTGCTGCGCGTCATGATATATCACCACCTCACCCAGGCCTAGAGGCTCAGCCTGATCGCAGCTGAGCCTGACCTTGCGATCGTCCTCGGCGGTGCCGATGCCTATGCGCAGCCTCCCACCCCGGATCTGGGACAGAAGGAGGTCTGAGGTCATCATCAGGGGGTCATGGCCCAAGGTTAGATTAATAGTTCATGCCCCCGCTACCAGGGGTCGGCTCATCATATGGAGGCATGAGGGAGTGAACATCACCAAGGGTGAGCGGGAAAGGATCCTCTGGCGTCGTCTTTCTGCCCAACATCTTGATCGCCGGTACCCCCGCTCTTCGTTAAAAGAGGTTGTGGGGGCCTGTGGGGTTCAGAACACGCCCCCCGGTTCTGCTAGCATTTCACTCATTGCCAGGATCGATGGGATATCCCCAGATGAAGTGCGGCATCAACTTGAGGACGATCGCATGCTTGTCCAGGCATGGAGCCTAAGGGCGGCGCCACACATCTTTCCCGTGGATGATTATCATACATTCACACAGGGCCTCTTGCCCTGGGAGGAGACTTTCCTACGGCATTTCATAAAGGGTGCGGTCGATAGCCTGGATAAGGTGGAACTCAGCGTTACAGAGCTGACGGAGATCATGTTCCCGGCCGTCACGGAGGTTCTCGACGGCATAGGTCTGAACAAGGCTCGGCTGGCGGGGGAGGTGGCGGACCTGATGTGCTCGAGAATTTCGTCCAACCTTCACAATCTGTGGAACGCACCTGGTCCCTTCGGTAGGTTCGGAGAGACTCTGGTAGGGTATGGTTTGTACATTGGGTCCCTGGCGGGGGCCGTGTGCCACGGACCTCGGAAAGGTACCTCCGCTCTGCTGGTCCGCCCTGACCAGTGGCTTGATCCGCTGGCACCATCGGACCCGCTGAAGGCGCGGATGGACCTGGTGCGAAAGTACCTACACTGTTACGGACCGTCCACTCCGGGAAGCATGGCGGCCTGGTCCGGGCTCCATCCCCAGCAGGTCTCGGAGATGTGGAAATGCATCTCTGAGGAAGTGATGCAGGTCAGCCTCGGGGGTAGAGGTATGTGGCTTTTGGCATCGGACAGGGAGGAGCTGGAGAGACCCCCCCGTTCCTGAGGATGCGCGACTCCTCCCTCCTCATGATCCCTATATGCAGTCCCGTGACCGGGAGCTCCTGCTGCCGGACACATCACTTCACCACCACGTGTGGAGAATGGCTGGTGGCCCGGGAACGGTCCTTTTCGAGGGAGAGGTGGTGGGGACCTGGAGATCGCAGAAGAGGGGTGGACGCATCTCGCTGTCGGTGATGCCTTTCCGTCACCTCAGCCCGTCAGCGATCGAGGGCATCAATGAAGAGGCCGTTCGGATGGCAGGGCAGATGGAGCTGGACCTGGCCGCGGTGAAGGTGTCCCCACCTCTCCGTCCGTGATCACCCTTGGATGCTGTCCAGGGAGTAGTCGGACCACTTTTTAAGCCCCAGGACGATCTCCATCTCCACCGGCGTGAGGATCGGTTTGGGGTACCGCAGGTAGTCGTCCACGGCGATCCGGGGACAGGCGGTGGAAACGTACGCGTCGGCCTGGTATGGAAGCAGTCGGTCGGGGTGTATCTCCTCCAGGAGCACGATCTCCGCCGAGCGGTCGTTCTCCTCTGCAAGGTCCTTTAGCCTCCTTGCCAGTTCCAACCTCTCCTGCCCTACCTTGGTGGACACGAGGATGAGAAAGTGTCTCGCGCTCTCCGCTCTGACAATGGCCGCGTGCCTCTGCCTGAGGATCCTCTCCTTGAGATCCTCCATGTCCCTCACCTCGTTCATAAGGGGGTCCAAGACCAGTACAGGTTTGTCTGATTCGATGGCCACCATGAGGGGGTGGAAGTCACCGCTCCCGACGTACAGGAACTGGTCCACATCCTTCACTATGGGGTCGACGGAGCTTATGTTGCACCCCAGGACCTGGCCCTCGAACTTGATGCGGGCATCTCCCCTCCCTATGCGCACCTCCTTCCCGTGCGATGCCAGCCAATCCATTATCTTTGGGAGCTGAGGCACGTGCTGTACGGTCGTAAGAAGGCCAACGCGATCACGGAGCACCGGCAACGCCCTTTCCAGGAGCGCGCTGACATCGACATCTATGAAGACCTCTACGAACAGGATGTTCGCGG
It encodes:
- the mtxX gene encoding methanogenesis marker protein Mmp4/MtxX, which codes for MTSDLLLSQIRGGRLRIGIGTAEDDRKVRLSCDQAEPLGLGEVVIYHDAQQLAEDLRDGKLDAAVRGDMDSNEAMAALRQVFGVKRVLRAAFLEPPQGTMFLLAPVGIDEGWTAEEKFEMAWRGAEILRRLGVTPVVGIMSGGRSSDMGRMAAVDRTLEDAAVVVKRLREVGIDARDVQILIESAVRECDVIIAPDGISGNLIFRTLHFLGGGKALGAPVLNIPRTYIDTSRAKESYVDSIVLAAALSKDGMR
- the queC gene encoding 7-cyano-7-deazaguanine synthase QueC, whose product is MGEARGERLNKAVVLLSGGLDSTTVLAYALSQGYDAIPLTVGYGQRHSRELDSARSVVRHYGLRQHIVMDLDLSFLRKSALTSRGVEVPLHDAPEGIGEEIPVTYVPARNIILLSLAAGLCETEGGEAIFIGANAIDYSGYPDCRPEFFEAYQEVLRVGTKTGVEGRPIRVEAPILRMSKAEIVRLGTELKAPLHLTWSCYSGGEKACGHCDSCLLRLKGFRDNSLRDPITYEDLT
- a CDS encoding 3-isopropylmalate dehydratase, whose translation is MNELRGRAWRFDDHVDTDQIIPAERLISQNNNCLGDFLFERVRPEMAKSVNKGDIIVAGKNFGCGSSREHAPRAIKQAGITCVIAESYARIFYRNSINVGMLPIECKIDADEGNVLTIDVQNGKIVNETKGMEWRFAPFPPFIKDLMDRGGLMAKIREEKKCIK
- a CDS encoding 2-isopropylmalate synthase, with protein sequence MVDQSATVQTRALRPPLDRKRVYTSQFNNVVKADTLPSRVMVFDTTLRDGEQTPGIALSAEDKIIIAQALDELGVDVIEAGFPAASVGEQEAVGKIAKLGLRSRICGLARCVKRDIDVAADCGLDYVHTFIATSDIHLKHKLKMTRPEVMAKAVESIEYAKSRGLTVEFSCEDATRTDLDFLKDMHIAVQNAGVDKINVPDTVGTISPSAMEYLIKELMTVTKVPISVHCHDDFGLAVANSISAVRQGAQQMHVTVNGLGERAGNAALEEAVLSLMAFYGTEMSIDTRKIGPTSKLVSRLTGYAIPGNKAIIGNNAFAHESGIHVHGVLGDPSTYEAFGPEMVGVQRSIVIGKHTGAHSVKEKLREYGMEITDEQIAQIVDKVKKLADGGKDVDDAELVALASHIVGKREVNQVKLKEFAVFTGMNTTPTAVVSIDVHGEKKTGTAIGIGPVDAAINAIKAVMGNDISLEEYRLSAITGGSDSLCEVTVRVSRNGGKKTMSIGKAVGTDIVQTSVDSTMEALDRLFSR
- a CDS encoding radical SAM protein — translated: MRISEIFFSLQGEGVLIGMPTTFVRTVGCNLDCSWCDTRYAREGGKDMAAEEISAAVDGYGAPFVSLTGGEPLIQKDIYQLIDMLLDDGYHITIETNGSLPLDRLPSSEEIMISMDLKCPSSGMSTHNLYDNLGFLSLRDQLKFVIADRIDYLFAKKVLSEQDINAPVIMTPAGGTDLLPLAGWVLEDKLWVRVLPQLHKIIWGERRGV
- a CDS encoding 3-isopropylmalate dehydratase large subunit, which encodes MSGSKTISEKIMSAHSGVEAHAGQIVEAEIDYVMANDVTAPLAFQEFESLECEPKKDKIVLIPDHFVPNKDVASAEQAAEMRRFVQKYSLPHYFEVGRGGVCHQVMVDEGFAAPGRLIVGADSHTCTYGGINAFSTGIGSTEAAACFAEGRLWFKVPEAIDVRLSGRFRGLVSGKDLIIRIITDIGVDGANYKAFEFSGVGVASVPVSDRLTVSNMAIEAGGKAGIFPCDERTVSYLQGKVRGSYTPVAPDPGAVYGRTLEYDLGALDYMVALPHLPSNGKPAAEVDVAIDQAFLGSCTNGRIEDLRIAAQVMKGKKVHRDVRMVVVPASTQVYQQAIEEGLLAEFVRSGAFVSGPTCAACLGGHMGVLAKGEKCVSSTNRNFIGRMGHKDSEVYLAGPAVVAASAVAGRIVAPEAIQ
- a CDS encoding winged helix DNA-binding domain-containing protein, giving the protein MNITKGERERILWRRLSAQHLDRRYPRSSLKEVVGACGVQNTPPGSASISLIARIDGISPDEVRHQLEDDRMLVQAWSLRAAPHIFPVDDYHTFTQGLLPWEETFLRHFIKGAVDSLDKVELSVTELTEIMFPAVTEVLDGIGLNKARLAGEVADLMCSRISSNLHNLWNAPGPFGRFGETLVGYGLYIGSLAGAVCHGPRKGTSALLVRPDQWLDPLAPSDPLKARMDLVRKYLHCYGPSTPGSMAAWSGLHPQQVSEMWKCISEEVMQVSLGGRGMWLLASDREELERPPRS
- the dph2 gene encoding diphthamide biosynthesis enzyme Dph2, which translates into the protein MYDFRLAEVAEWIVSRDARTVAVQLPEGLKVHAQNIACDLRERTGADILILGDPCYGACDYAPSFSRYADALVQFGHAEIPSMASPANILFVEVFIDVDVSALLERALPVLRDRVGLLTTVQHVPQLPKIMDWLASHGKEVRIGRGDARIKFEGQVLGCNISSVDPIVKDVDQFLYVGSGDFHPLMVAIESDKPVLVLDPLMNEVRDMEDLKERILRQRHAAIVRAESARHFLILVSTKVGQERLELARRLKDLAEENDRSAEIVLLEEIHPDRLLPYQADAYVSTACPRIAVDDYLRYPKPILTPVEMEIVLGLKKWSDYSLDSIQG
- a CDS encoding radical SAM protein, encoding MDALVFGPVPSRRFGSSLGVNPVPFKTCNYSCVYCQLGSSTSLRTERREYYPTSQVVEEIRAALEAINGQVDFVTFMGEGEPTLASNLGDMMRGVSEFWEGGISLITNGSLFSRPEVRVDAMAFDVISPTVSAGDEVTFRRLHRPHRKFTFSRTLEGLVDLRRTFQGEIWAEVMLVRGINDSQQSLDNIRDAIRLIGADRTYITVPTRPPADGRISAPEPEVLRRALDSLPGAVDMTGPEAGTFEARSGDPIDHLLAIVANHPLREDQVVGILSSRYSERDVADVVKMLVDEKKLERKQYGRTFFYISPPAVGC
- a CDS encoding 6-carboxytetrahydropterin synthase codes for the protein MMRIEIDGEYSGIKFSASHFIPGHAKCGRLHGHSYTLRLVLYGDKAEDGMVMDFVDLKRSLKSIVEELDHRILLPGRSRGMTIKKGREVEVLVGGKRYVLPQEDVIILDISQTSAEELAELILGRLIRELDPPANVKIIEVGLDEERGQTAWVKREVND